In Sphingomonas crocodyli, a genomic segment contains:
- a CDS encoding ABC transporter ATP-binding protein, which produces MVTVAIESLSVALGQRTVVQGATAELRPGELIGVVGPNGAGKSTLVRAMLGLVPAAGGRVLLDGRDVAGLSPRDIARSIAYLPQGQILHWPLAVERLVALGRLPHLAPMSGMSAADRDVVADALARVDAGHLAGRIATELSGGERARVMLARALAVGAPGLVVDEPLASLDPGHQIDVMELLAREARGGALVVAVLHDLTMAARYCDRVLLLDEGAIVADGAPAQVLDAERLRATYGISAMIDLDGASPMVVPLARI; this is translated from the coding sequence GTGGTGACGGTTGCGATCGAAAGTCTGTCGGTGGCGCTTGGCCAGCGGACGGTGGTGCAGGGCGCCACCGCCGAATTGCGGCCCGGCGAACTGATCGGCGTGGTCGGCCCCAATGGCGCGGGCAAGTCCACGTTGGTGCGCGCGATGCTGGGCCTTGTGCCGGCAGCGGGCGGGCGCGTGCTGCTCGACGGGCGCGATGTGGCGGGGCTGTCGCCGCGCGATATCGCCCGGTCGATCGCCTATCTGCCGCAGGGGCAGATCCTGCACTGGCCGCTGGCGGTCGAACGGCTGGTGGCGCTGGGGCGGCTCCCACATCTCGCGCCGATGTCGGGCATGAGCGCGGCGGATCGCGACGTGGTGGCCGACGCGCTCGCCCGCGTCGATGCGGGGCATCTTGCCGGCCGTATCGCGACCGAGCTTTCGGGCGGCGAGCGTGCGCGGGTGATGCTGGCACGCGCGCTGGCGGTCGGGGCGCCGGGGCTGGTGGTGGACGAACCGCTCGCCTCGCTTGATCCCGGCCACCAGATCGACGTGATGGAATTGCTGGCGCGCGAGGCGCGGGGCGGGGCCTTGGTCGTCGCGGTGCTGCACGATCTGACGATGGCCGCGCGCTATTGCGATCGGGTGCTGCTGCTGGACGAGGGCGCGATCGTGGCGGACGGCGCGCCTGCGCAGGTGCTCGACGCCGAACGGCTGCGCGCAACCTATGGCATATCGGCGATGATCGACCTCGACGGCGCCTCGCCGATGGTGGTGCCGCTGGCCAGAATCTAG
- a CDS encoding FecCD family ABC transporter permease gives MTDPGRRRHPALLPIAALLVLLAAFASLGFGAVSIAPARVIAALTGQGDWIARTIVIDLRVPRMVVGLLVGAMLGLAGAVLQGYLRNPLAEPSVLGASNAAALGAVAALYFGLSEAHVVVLPLLAIAGSLGSLLLLFTLAGRSDSSLTMILAGIAVSTLTGAGISLALNLSPNPFAAMEIMNWLLGSIENRSVEHIWIALPCILIGMALLLVDGHALDALSLGDDAARSLGFDLRMTRLRILLGTAIGVGGAVAVSGAIGFVGLIVPHIVRPLTDRTPSAILLPSMIGGAALLTFADVLVRLVPTTNELKLGVVTAFLGVPVFLVHLLRERRLW, from the coding sequence ATCACCGATCCGGGCAGGCGCCGCCATCCCGCGCTGCTCCCCATAGCCGCCTTGCTCGTCCTGCTCGCCGCCTTCGCATCTTTGGGGTTTGGCGCGGTCTCGATCGCGCCGGCGCGCGTGATCGCGGCGTTGACCGGGCAGGGCGACTGGATCGCGCGGACGATCGTGATCGACCTGCGCGTGCCGCGCATGGTCGTCGGACTGCTGGTCGGTGCGATGCTGGGTCTCGCGGGCGCGGTGCTGCAGGGTTATTTGCGCAATCCGCTGGCCGAACCATCGGTGCTGGGCGCGTCCAACGCGGCGGCGCTGGGCGCGGTGGCGGCGCTCTATTTCGGGCTGTCCGAAGCCCATGTCGTCGTGCTGCCGCTGTTGGCGATCGCCGGGAGCCTCGGTTCGCTCCTGCTGCTGTTCACGCTCGCAGGCCGATCGGACAGCAGCCTTACGATGATCCTCGCCGGCATTGCGGTGTCGACTTTGACGGGGGCGGGGATCAGCCTGGCGCTTAACCTGTCGCCCAATCCCTTTGCGGCGATGGAGATCATGAACTGGCTGCTCGGATCGATCGAGAACAGGTCGGTCGAACATATCTGGATCGCCTTGCCCTGCATCCTGATCGGCATGGCGCTGCTGCTGGTCGACGGGCACGCGCTAGACGCGCTGTCGCTGGGCGACGATGCGGCGCGATCGCTGGGCTTCGATCTGCGGATGACGCGGCTGCGCATCCTGCTCGGCACGGCGATCGGTGTAGGCGGCGCGGTGGCGGTATCGGGGGCGATCGGGTTCGTCGGCCTGATCGTGCCGCACATCGTTCGCCCGCTGACCGACCGGACCCCGTCTGCGATCCTGCTGCCGTCGATGATCGGCGGCGCGGCCCTGCTCACCTTCGCCGACGTGCTGGTGCGACTGGTGCCGACGACGAATGAATTGAAGCTGGGCGTCGTTACTGCCTTCCTCGGTGTGCCGGTCTTCCTTGTCCATCTGCTGCGGGAGCGGCGCCTGTGGTGA
- a CDS encoding penicillin acylase family protein: MKTLPALLIPIALLTTAAAPAPDMGRWKATAARVTITRDDWGIPHIKGRTDADAVFGLIYAQAEDDFPRIEANYLTALGRTAEAEGEEAIWADLRQRLFVDDAELKAQYAKSPVWLRKLMDAWADGLNFYLATHPETKPKVLTRFEPWMALSFTEGSIGGDIERISLTELKTFYGQPTPPSPEELGMIPREPSGSNGISIAPKLTKDGHALLLINPHTSFYFRSEAQMTSDQGLNAYGASTWGQFFIYQGFNAKAGWMHTSSTVDNIDEFAERVAHKGDGYTYRYGAETRAVTSKPIVIRYRQPDGTMAERSFTTWRTHHGPVVAAKDGKWIATALMWKPIPALEQSYLRTKATDLKSYIKVAERKANSSNDTLFADSKGEIAFLMPQFMPLRDDRFDYRKPVDGSDPATDWKGLHSLPTLPSVIDPNSGWAYNTNDGPWNAVGPGSPRAADFPRYMDQTGMNARSAHADIVLNGKSGWTAESLRDAAFDSYLPAFARLLPDLIKAWEALPADSPRRRALAEPIALLKGWDHRWGYDSTATSLAVFWGDELWQEVGSFAKAQSMNVPDYIATRVTPEDKLAALQAAANRLTSDFGNWQTPWREINRFQRLDAAIKPHFDDAAPSMPVPFTSAQWGTLASFGAKRWPGTKRYYGTSGNSFVAIVEFGPRVKASAVMAGGQSGNPASPHFADQIGRYAEGQLRPIYFYPTDLAGHVTARYRPGDAPQ; this comes from the coding sequence ATGAAGACGCTTCCAGCCCTGCTGATCCCGATCGCCCTGCTCACCACCGCCGCGGCGCCCGCCCCGGACATGGGACGCTGGAAAGCGACAGCCGCGCGGGTGACGATTACGCGCGACGACTGGGGCATCCCGCATATCAAGGGGCGCACTGACGCCGATGCGGTGTTCGGGCTGATCTATGCGCAGGCCGAGGATGATTTTCCGCGGATCGAGGCGAATTATCTCACCGCGCTCGGCCGCACGGCGGAAGCCGAGGGCGAGGAAGCTATCTGGGCCGATCTGCGCCAGCGCCTGTTCGTCGACGATGCCGAGTTGAAGGCGCAATATGCCAAGAGCCCCGTCTGGCTGCGCAAGCTGATGGACGCCTGGGCGGACGGCCTCAATTTCTACCTCGCGACCCATCCCGAAACGAAGCCCAAAGTGCTGACCCGCTTCGAACCGTGGATGGCGCTGAGCTTCACCGAAGGCAGCATCGGCGGCGATATCGAGCGTATCTCGCTGACCGAACTCAAGACCTTCTATGGCCAGCCGACCCCGCCCAGCCCTGAGGAACTGGGTATGATCCCGCGCGAGCCGTCCGGATCCAACGGTATCTCGATCGCGCCGAAGCTGACGAAGGATGGCCACGCGCTGCTGCTGATCAATCCGCACACCAGCTTCTACTTCCGGTCCGAAGCGCAGATGACCAGCGATCAGGGGCTAAACGCTTATGGCGCGAGCACCTGGGGCCAGTTCTTCATCTATCAGGGCTTCAACGCGAAGGCGGGGTGGATGCACACATCCTCTACCGTCGACAATATCGACGAGTTTGCCGAGCGGGTGGCGCACAAGGGCGACGGCTATACCTACCGCTACGGCGCCGAGACGCGGGCGGTGACGAGCAAGCCGATCGTCATCCGCTATCGCCAGCCCGACGGCACGATGGCGGAACGCAGCTTCACGACATGGCGCACGCATCACGGCCCGGTCGTCGCCGCGAAGGACGGCAAATGGATCGCGACCGCCCTGATGTGGAAGCCGATCCCCGCGCTCGAACAATCCTATCTGCGCACCAAGGCGACCGACCTGAAAAGCTACATCAAGGTCGCCGAGCGCAAGGCCAACTCTTCGAACGATACATTGTTCGCCGACAGCAAGGGCGAGATCGCTTTCCTGATGCCGCAGTTCATGCCGCTGCGCGACGATCGCTTCGACTATCGCAAGCCGGTGGACGGCAGCGATCCGGCGACCGACTGGAAGGGGCTGCACAGCCTGCCCACCCTGCCCAGCGTGATCGATCCGAACAGCGGCTGGGCCTACAACACCAATGACGGGCCGTGGAACGCGGTCGGCCCCGGCAGCCCGCGCGCGGCCGATTTTCCGCGCTACATGGATCAGACGGGCATGAACGCCCGCAGCGCGCATGCCGATATCGTGTTGAACGGGAAAAGCGGCTGGACGGCGGAAAGCCTGCGCGATGCCGCCTTCGATTCCTATCTACCCGCCTTTGCGCGGCTCCTGCCCGATCTGATCAAGGCGTGGGAGGCCTTGCCCGCCGACAGCCCGCGTCGCCGCGCGCTGGCCGAGCCGATCGCTTTGCTCAAGGGCTGGGACCATCGCTGGGGCTACGATTCCACCGCGACCAGCCTCGCCGTCTTCTGGGGCGACGAATTGTGGCAGGAGGTCGGCAGCTTCGCCAAGGCGCAGTCGATGAACGTGCCCGATTATATCGCCACCCGCGTCACGCCCGAGGACAAGCTGGCGGCGCTGCAGGCAGCCGCCAATCGGCTGACGAGCGACTTCGGCAACTGGCAGACGCCGTGGCGCGAGATCAACCGCTTCCAGCGGCTCGACGCCGCGATCAAGCCGCATTTCGACGATGCCGCGCCGTCAATGCCGGTGCCCTTCACCTCGGCGCAATGGGGCACGCTCGCCTCGTTCGGGGCCAAACGCTGGCCGGGCACGAAGCGTTATTACGGCACCAGCGGCAACAGCTTCGTCGCGATCGTCGAGTTCGGCCCCCGCGTGAAGGCCAGCGCAGTGATGGCGGGCGGGCAGAGCGGCAACCCCGCCTCCCCGCACTTTGCCGACCAGATCGGCCGCTATGCCGAGGGGCAGTTGCGCCCGATCTACTTCTACCCGACCGACCTCGCCGGCCACGTCACCGCACGCTACCGCCCCGGAGACGCGCCGCAATGA
- a CDS encoding NAD(P)-dependent oxidoreductase, giving the protein MTKIAFIGLGSMGAPQARLIAKAGFDLAVYDPFPAAIEAFSGIARLASSAKDAASGAALVGICVRDDEQVRSAIFGEDGAAAGIAPGGLIVIHSTIRADTVRAIADELAPRGIGVIDAAVSRTRMTDDDRFVVSIVGGSEADFARARPMLDAFSTDIQHMGPLGAGVSAKVANNMITWTHIVVGMQAASMAAANGVKLDQLRAILKANGNLTPPVQSLLDARIAGDAAASPQRTELLRSQTGIGQKDLSLAAESIEAASLDPQLALAAKALVAFAMDSAS; this is encoded by the coding sequence ATGACCAAAATCGCGTTCATCGGATTGGGCAGCATGGGCGCCCCGCAGGCGCGGCTGATCGCGAAGGCGGGCTTCGACCTGGCGGTTTACGATCCCTTCCCCGCCGCGATCGAGGCGTTCAGCGGTATCGCCCGCCTCGCCTCCTCCGCAAAAGACGCGGCGAGCGGTGCGGCGCTGGTCGGCATCTGCGTACGCGACGACGAACAGGTGCGCAGCGCGATCTTCGGCGAAGACGGCGCGGCGGCGGGGATCGCGCCCGGCGGCCTGATCGTCATCCACAGCACGATCCGCGCGGATACGGTGCGCGCGATCGCCGACGAACTGGCGCCGCGCGGCATCGGCGTGATCGACGCCGCCGTATCGCGCACGCGGATGACCGACGATGACAGGTTCGTCGTCTCGATCGTCGGCGGCAGCGAGGCCGATTTCGCCCGCGCGCGGCCGATGCTCGACGCCTTTTCCACCGACATTCAGCATATGGGGCCGCTGGGTGCGGGCGTGTCGGCCAAGGTCGCCAACAATATGATCACCTGGACCCACATCGTCGTGGGCATGCAGGCCGCGTCGATGGCGGCGGCGAATGGCGTGAAACTCGATCAGCTGCGCGCGATCCTGAAGGCCAACGGCAATCTGACGCCGCCGGTCCAGTCGCTGCTCGACGCGCGGATCGCGGGAGATGCGGCCGCCAGCCCGCAGCGCACCGAATTGCTCAGGAGCCAGACCGGCATCGGCCAGAAGGATCTGAGCCTCGCCGCCGAGAGCATCGAAGCCGCGAGCCTCGATCCGCAACTGGCGCTCGCCGCCAAGGCGCTGGTCGCCTTCGCGATGGACAGCGCCAGCTAG